Proteins from one Podarcis raffonei isolate rPodRaf1 chromosome 1, rPodRaf1.pri, whole genome shotgun sequence genomic window:
- the DMAC2L gene encoding ATP synthase subunit s, mitochondrial → MMLIGALTRRTGLLKRQPPWDTGRSFWGWLNAVFNKVDYERIKAVGPDRAASEWLLRCGALVRYQGLDKWQQDYNALPSGPLGKYKIQSINATESCIMAKGFDYLDGLEHVEEIRLCKCMYIYDECLQRLSQTPNLQKSLLRLWIISCGNVTDKGIIALHKLSNLEYLFLSDLPGIEEKEATAQTLRQSLPGLQLELDLD, encoded by the exons atgatgCTGATTGGAGCTTTGACACGTCGGACGGGCTTATTAAAGAGGCAGCCCCCCTGGGATACAGGCAGGAGTTTTTGGGGATGGCTTAATGCTGTTTTCAACAA GGTGGACTATGAGCGGATCAAGGCCGTGGGCCCAGACAGAGCCGCTTCGGAATGGCTCCTTCGGTGCGGGGCACTCGTGCGTTACCAAGGCTTGGACAAATGGCAGCAAGATTACAACGCACTCCCTTCGGGACCATTAGGGAAATATAAGATACAGTCAATTAATGCCACAGAATCTTGCATCATGGCCAAGGGATTCGATTATTTGG ACGGCCTGGAGCACGTTGAGGAAATCCGGCTTTGCAAGTGCATGTACATCTACGACGAGTGCTTGCAGCGGCTGAGCCAGACACCCAACCTGCAGAAAAGCCTCCTGCGCCTGTGGATCATTTCCTGCGGGAACGTCACGGACAAAGGCATCATTGCGCTGCATAAGCTCAG taATCTGGAATATTTGTTTTTGAGCGACTTACCTGGGATAGAAGAGAAGGAAGCCACTGCTCAGACCCTCAGGCAATCATTGCCAGGCTTGCAGCTAGAACTGGACTTGGATTAA